TCCCATAATTCTGCTTGCAAGAAGATAGGGAAAACATGACGAATTTCTTCCACATAAATACACTAGATGTGTAATAATCTAGCTACGCAGAGAAATCCTCTCACGGCCCGGCCGCATCAAATCAAAAAGTGAGATGGAACGAGTGTTTTTTGGTTCTTCCAAACTAATTGGCAAACAAACAGAGTGATGGATCTCTCTGGTGAGAAAATACAAGAGGAGAGGAGGAATCACCTTGACGGGGGGCTTGAGGGGGAGGAGGCAGGCCTGGCAGTGGAGCAGCGCCACGTCCATCCTCACGTCGATCTGCGCCGGCGCCAtggcttccgccgccgccgcagcagcaccTCCGTCCTGCTCCTGCATCATCATCACCTCTCCTTCCTCCGACTCCGGCTTCGCCTCCTCCACACTCTCTTGCCGCAGCTCTCCGCACCCTCTATTGTTATTATTTCTGGTTGcagcgcgcgcgtgtgtgtgtgttagGTGATGATGCAGTAAAACTGCCGCGCGCTGTGCTGTGCAGGTGCAGCCTTGGTTCCTCCGTTGAATCTTATTACTGTTCGAGAGTGGCGTCTGTTTTGTGTGTGCTCCAACAATTGTTGCACACTTTAGCCGATGGAAGGAATCCGACTTCGTCGATCACACCCTTTTGAGTGCATGCGGAGGTGACTTGGGGACTACAGCAAGCGCTAGATCACATTCCCTGACGAGGTTCAAATCCCGGTGGCGTTTCGGTTGGGACGTCCATCAGCGCGCAGCCTTCACCATTCCTGCACGCAGCCTTCACCAATTCCGCCGCCCTCACCCACGTGCCGCGcggctctcctctcctcctcctgatCCGAGCAGCGCGAACCGTCTGCGGCGGGCGGTCGGTGGGCTCGCCCAAGCATGAATGCACGACGGTCAGCGTCCTACCCCAGCTGGACGAATAAATCTAATTTTTCATCCGGCAAAAGGGATCACTTTGGCTAAGCCCTTAAGTATTATAGATGGACTTCTGTGGAAAGATTTGGATTGAATTTGGTTTTTAAATTAAATTTAGAtagaataaaaaggaaaaaaaggaaacaaaaaagaaaGAGATACTATGAGCCCTCCGCCCCACGCATCTAACCAACTCATGTGGTTCACTGGCTCCGAGGACATCACCCTTAGAGTTATATTCAGTCGATCCGGCATGCGAGTCCATTGTCGCCAATGAGCCCCCGCGTCCCCTTTTGCCACTGTGAGCTTCGCCTCGACCCCATCTTCTCCATCACCCTTTATGTTTCACCAGGACGCTCCAGATCAAGCCAACAACCGATGCCCCGAAGGAAAACAACCCCCACAGCTTGCCACCGCCACCAGAGGACGCGCCGGAGAAGCCGAGGACAATAGTCTTCAGAGCTCTAGAGCAACAAATTATGCAGTTTTCTAGCAGCAGTTAGTTCGCTGCCCTCGTTTCCCAGTTCGGCAGGTTCACCTAAACCCGGGTAAACATCGGGCCAAGCTTGTAAAAGCCCAACCTTCATTTCTCGAGCCCGACCCAGCCCAAGGTCCGAAATACTCACTGTTTTCAAGCCTGAGCTCAACCCAAAATCAAGCCCGAAGCCCAAAAGCCCAGCCCAAAAGGCAGAAAAAGAGAGCTCAAGCCTGGCCTAAACTACCTTCCGGGCTGCAAAACAAGGCCCAAGCCTAGCCCGAATGTCAGGCCCAGCCCAGCCCGGGTTGTCCATGCCCGAGTACCGAGGTATTTTCTGCGTTTGAAACGGGCAGTATTTGATCCAAGCAGCACACACAAACGCTTGCCAAATAGGCTCGCAAATCACAAGATAAGTGGGTGATACACAGTCACAGTAGCGCCAATATTTCTCATCCGCCTAAATTATTGTTCTATCCACCATCGCAGCATCGGTATTTCAGTTAAACAGTCATCTCCACGACAATCACTAGTGTTAACAAGGGAAGCGAACTGAACTCTTCCGGAAGATGTGCAAAAACGCCGAGCAGCACAGCACGTAAGATATTCCAGGCTCCTCGGTGCCCAAAACAAGGCTGAAAACACAAATACGCTTGTCCAGTAGGTACTCGTCGAGAAAGAAAAGAGCAGAAGGGGGTCGACGAGGCAAAAGGGATGCCACGTGGAGTGCAGGACACTTGGTGGCAGGTCTCTACTAGGGCGAGGAGAAGCTGAACTGGATTCCCGTCTTCCCGCTGTCGTGCTGGGATTGCTTCAGAATGTAGCAGTAGTTCACCTGAAACAAATGCAGTAAAACAAGTTTGTTAGTCAGGAGGCAGGCACAGCACATGATCTGtaatttggtgcaaaggaaaatGAAACATACCTCGACCCGGAACAGTTTAGTTGGCAAAATAATGCCGACCCCAGCAGTGCTCCTAAACGAACGACGGAATTCATCAAGCGAGAAGTTCTTGTACTGGCCCTCCGACAGTTTCGCAAGATTCCCAGCGGTGAGAAACGCGTGACCATGTATTCCAGCGTCTCTAAGCACCTTCAGAGGCAGGTCAAAGGAAAGGTCAGCAAAGGCGGAAACAGCAAGATCGCCACCCAAGTAATCCCTCCCTGGAACAGCAGGAGAACCATCTTCCGACTCGCCAGGGACAAGCCTCCGTGGTTCTGTTGGGCCAACTCCTCTTGTTCTGAAACCGAGCAAGGATGATATTCCACCCAGGCTGCAAACTGGAGAATTGTGACCTCCCAGGTTAAATCTATCAGTCACAGGTGTAGACGAATTCATAAATCCTCTTGCCAGTGGTAAAATAACACCCGCTCCTGCACCAACATTGAGAGCAGCGTTCCAGAATCCAAAAGGCACGGCAGCACGGACATCAAACTCCTGAAGCAAAGTCAAAAGCACCATATTGTAAGATAATAATAATGAGAATGGATGTGACAAGTATACTTCTCCATTATTGTGAGGAACCATGAAAAGGAAAGGAGAAATAATAAATAGATTGGTGCTAAAGAAATCATGAAAAGGGGGACAGAAAAGCTGAAAACAGACCTGGCGAAAAAATTTCAATCCTTTGTTATCCCAAAGACCACCAACTTGAGAGGATGAGAGAAATGCATATCCTTTTGTTGGCCTGATATGTGAATCCCTTTGATCAATCTTGTATGTGTATTTCAATGCAGATAGAAGGTTATGCCCTAACTGCCTTCTTATGGACGTTGACGCGAGGCGTGACGGATCAGTCAAGGAACGCCATGTAAGGTTGTAAGATAAATCGTGGTGCCTGGTTGAAAGCAAACCCAATGAAAGACCAAGTAGGCGCTCCTTGTATGATGAGAACTTCATCCAATCTTGTGACAGCAATGAAGCCCGAGCCATCAAGGGTGTTGGTATTGATTTAAATCTTGGCAGCGAGACTCCTACGCCAACCTCTGTTGTTTGGTCGAAACCATATGCAACTGAAGCATCCCAGATGTCTGCATAGCCAGCCAAATTCTTCCACTTAACAGCCCCTTCCACTGACCATGCTTTTGCCTACAAAAGCAACACACTCACGCATCAGATGTGATAACCTATGAAATAGTAGTGGAGATTGCCATGCAGTAAAAACAACAGTGTTTTTTTCCTGCCCTTATGATGCCGACAATATAGGTTCGGTAACATCATGACCTATAAAGTTATATTTATACTAAAGTATTTGTATTCAGTATAGGGTAAAGGTAATTaccaaagtactccctctgtaaagaaatataagagtgtttagatcactactttagtgatctaaacgcgcTCTTATacttctttacggagggagtacttctgaaCAGAACAATTATTTTAACAAAACACATGACAATGCGTTCACTTTTTAACAAAACACATACACCCAAACTATATTTTGATTAGAGCACAATGAAACCTACACTGAACCTTAGTAAATGCAGCTTTTTGTTCCGTACTAAAAAAGCAACTGTTAAAAACGTTGAAACATTAGTACAGCATTATTTTTTGAGCTAGTTGAAACTTGAAAACATCGGTAGAACGTGCTTGAAGATCAAACAAACAAGGTAATCTATAGTTGTGAAAGTTGCATGttgaacaccgataactgaactcATAGCTTGACTCACAAAGTTGCCCTCTTAATCAGACAAATAAATATCTTTTTTTTTGTTTATGTATCACACTATTCGGACCAGATAGTGTCATGGATTAAGTCTTAAACTATAAAATTAGTTATCAGTTGCCAGGTCAATTTTCTTATGGGCGGCTAAACATACTCACTGTATATCAGTTGATCAAGATTGACTCGCATTCATAGATTGAAGAATTTGATGGATAACATCAACATACAAGCTACCAGCTGGGAGGAACAAAATGTAACTGATAACATGAATGACTAAATCAGTTTTTCATAAACATGTTCAGTATACTAATTAGGATGATTTTAAGGTCAAATATAAATATGAACATGTACATTCTCTCTCAGGCTTTGCTTGGAGAATACAAAAGTAGGTGAGCTCACGAGCACCCAAGACCTACACCATATCCCCATTGTCTATTCCTGCTGTTACCTTGGTTGTGGAGGGCCACAAAATTCAGTCCAAGAAAGAGTGATGTGTACTATAGTACTATAGTATGTAGGATGTAGAAAGCTTAATTTTTGTCAGTAAACATTATTGTGCGTCCATCAGGGGTCCATGTATTTACCCAAATATTAAAGTATATTTTTATTCTCAAGCTTGAGATTTTCCATGTTATAATATAAATAATTTACTAGCATTCCCACACTGATATAAAAAAATTgcataccttttgcttcttcatGTTTTCATTGTCCAACAATCGAATAGTACAGTTTAGCTCTAATGAGTTGAGATCGATTATCACTTTATCAGCTAAGATGATGTCCAAGGACAATCTAAGTGTTCCAGATTTTCCTTCTTACTTAAAGAACTCTATGTGTTCCATTGCTTCACTTATGCAAACCTAAAGTCTACCATGTGGCTACATACTGATTGTAAAGCTAATACAGTAGGTGCTGCTTGTGCATAGCAATTTACTTGCTACTGTTTTAGTTACAGGCTTACAGTTGCAGGGATACAATCTCCACTACTGATGTGCGTCCAACTAGCAGGAACTCATGATGATTAATGAATCACAATACCAATCTAATCATAAGAAAACATTAGGAAAGATGACCAACTACTCTAACAATGGGTTAACTATGAATCTATATCTCAATCCAAGCCCAATGGTACAAACAAGTGTTGCTCCAGGTCTCTAGCTACAAGCAATGTGATCATCCAGCGGAGTCACCAACAAATCGAACCAAGTGGGGAGTGCACCTCGGGCTTGGAGTAGACGCCGGCGTTGCCGCTGAGGGGGATGGCGGGCTCGACGACCTCGATGACGACGTTGGTGGTGCCGGGCAGCTCGGGCGGGCCGGCATCAAGCGTGATGTTGACGGCCTCGAACACGTCGAGCCCGCGGAGCCGCGCGCTGGCGTCGGCAGCGGCGCTCAGCAGGTCCTgcacggtggtggcggagcggagGAGGTCGGCGACCTCCGCCTCGATGAGCTCGTCCCGCGTCTTGGCGTTGCCCCTGATGATGACGTCGTGGACGCGGATCCCCACGGGGTCCGTGGAGAGCCTCCGAAACACAGACTGCACCTTCTCCCGCACGAGGGCCGCGGCCGCCGGCTCGTccagctcctcctcgtcctcgtactcgtcctcctcctcggcgacTTCTCCATCGGCGCCAGCCCAGGGCTCGGGGACGCGGCTCCCGGCGTCCTTAGGGTTttggtcggcggcggggtcggcggcgttGGCCATAGCTGGGGTTtggaggaagaggagagagccTTCTGATGTTATGGAACTACATACACAATAATTACATAATTAGGCATCAATCATTCCTACAAAAATATGAATCAACAAGTTACACATTCAAGCAAGCATCAAAAAGAACATCTCTACAACTATCAGACCATCCAAGTATCAACAGAACATCTGTACAACTATGTAACAAATCATGTCTACTTGATCTGATGTAACAAATCTGACCATCACAAAAATCAAAAGAACATCTCTACACCATCAGACCATcacaagcataacagagcaatggTGTTTTCTTCAGTTACCTTTGATCTGGCTGCTATGCTCCGATCCACTGACCTTCAGATCCGCTGACCAATCCACTAACCTGCTGTCcatcaaaaggaaaaataaatgagcATACTGACACATACGTGGCGAGTAGAAGGGATTGGGGATTTAGGGTTTCTGTATGGGGTTAGGGATTGGGATAGGGAAGATGGCTATGGGGGGCTACAGGAAGAAGCGGCCAGGGGGAGGCTCCCGTGAcatccggcgatggaggggcgccGCGCTGATGGCAAAAGCGAGCGGCCATGGGCGGCGGACGGCGGGACAAGCGGGGAGGTGGGCCGGCGGGGTGATGCGAGGCAGCAGGACTATGCCGCATGCGGGGGAGGAGTGGATCTGTCGGCCGGAGAGAACGGAGAAGAAGGACAAGGGCGGAGAGGGGCTGACCTGCGCCGCCGGAAGCTCTGCGTCGCGGCCCTGTTCGCCTCTTCCTATCGTGCTTACCAAGCTGAGGACAAGCGGGATGGGCTGTCTGGGCCGGAACCCCAATATATATATATGGTCTTGTATTCTCGGTTATTTCCATGTCTCCTTCTTCTTACTCTACAAGTCTTCACCGTGCGTGCTTTCCTTTTATTTCCTCAATTCCTCCTTTTTCTTATTTTCCCTCTGTTCTTATTTATTGGTGTAATTTACGTGCATTTGGCATTTTATCTTCCATATGGATTTTAGTGTATAATTCGTTTTACCTTTTTTTGCATATGTTTTTAGCTTTTTTTGGTTGGTGGCTTGTTTTTAGCCTTTTTGTATGCTCTAGCTATAATCATCAAATATTTATCACGTAATGTTCAAAAAACAATATTTGTCACTAAAAAAGCTAATGACACGTTTTTTTTGTTGCATAGTAGTAGCACTTGTCTTATTAATATAATAAAGATCAAGGTACAAGCCACATATACAATGACCTTTTTCTTTGCGGGAACACGTATAGATCGACCTGACAAAACTGAAAAAGACAACATAATTGTGTTAAGAAAAAAGACTGCGGAACCCTATTCTTTGCGTTTAGAACCATTAGTCAAGAAAGAAACTTACAATCAAAACCAAAAAATCACATGAGTTTAACGCCAACTATCAGCTGCCTCCAGCAACACAACAGCAGCCACCAAAGAAAAATGTAACGGATCACCTCTTTCCGCTAATAGTCACCTTTAATGGTTCTACTTATTATTTTGTATTGGTACACAAAAAAttgtttctgttctgtttttctacATACAGATTTTCATGTTTGGAGATTAAAATCATCCTATACTGGCTAGGAAAATAGTGCCGGATTAAAACTACATCACATATATGTATGTTTTATCTAGAAAAAAATAATCTGTTTTTCTTTCTATATTAAAACTTCTAGTTATGTTATTTTTCAGCGAGACCTTTGCCTAAAGGAGAATTGGATGCAAAATATATTTGAaccatatttttatttatttttagatgAGCATCAaggttttttttgcatggtaatatgtgtctcattcatatcataaaggtTAAAGTACAAGTCACATAAAGACCAACATGACAAAACTAAAAAGATAGCAGAACGTCTCCGAGCTTGACACCAACAcccatcacctgcctccggcaccaccatagTAGCCACCGAAAGAGAAAATGACGGATCACCTTCTCACCCCGAGTTCGAGGCGGCTCCAtcactgatatgcagctttgcggacctccaaggtggctcgccaAAGACAAAACCATTACCGTTGCAACACAcaatcgaactccagatctgacaCCCTCGCATGActaagacgtcggaggaggaaactATACCTGCCATCTACAAACCACGAGTCTAGCACACGTTCCGTCTTTCAGATGtggtcgatgcagaccacaatctgcatccgctttTCGACTACCTCCCAAGCTTCGCAACGGTGAAGCTcgaggacacatgtccaccacaAGGATGCCGCCACCGCCATTACATCCCCGCTCGATCTTGTAGTAATTATTGTCGCGGATTTGTACGTGTATAATACTATGTACAGCTCCTAAATAATTGGCACAACTGATTATTATTTTGGACTTAAGGGTTTCCCTCAATTTCACTGCTGAAACTGATAAATGCAAGGTTACACGAAATTCAAATTCCCATGGCCCGAAGACCACCACTCCCATGCAAAAACCTCGACCTCATTACAGGTTCTTATCTCCTGGACAACTATCAAAAACACCTCTCATGCAGAAATAACAACCATACACCAGTAATATTAAAAAAACCACACACCAGTACATCCATACAAAACGTTATTGAAAACACTAACGTCGTGTGGCAACATTGTAACTTGCCCACACGTCTGGATCATCGTCCAGTTAAGTTTGCACGGATCTTGACACACCGAGGCAGTTTTcatgtgccacgtaggacaaggccggtgtgtgggcgttggagaggtCGTCCAGACGCCTCACAGCACGCAGCCAGCTGCGCTGTATGgacgaactagtttctgcccacacagccaccaTCTAGTTCACGCGCGTGTGGGTGAACtgtttttcgcccacacgacagTCGTACGTTGTTGGAtagcaactaggtaaacacacatggcaactatgattcgttTGCTAGACGGCAACTACAGTTGCGCGTACGTGACAATTAGGTAAACATACATGACAACTGTGATtaaccacacgtggcaactaggtaaacacacatggcaactattgtttaaccatatgtggcaagtagttaatcacacatgacaactatggtttgattacacacggcaactatcataaattagacatggcaactatagttaaccaaaacagagagaGTTACCATGCTTTTATAACCATATTTaccatcccggataactacatctgccatcccGGATGACAACTAAATCGTCATCCTGCCGGTACCTATTGTAGCTGCGCCAGAACGTGTGGGCATATTTGTTTCATGCCACACGCGCGGGATggggatgagtagtacttgttggacGTGTGGCATGAAGTAGCTGCGCCCACACGTATGGGCAATTCTACTGTTCGCCCACACACAGCCCGTGTGGACTGCCCCCTGCTCATGCCACACACGATGTGTGGGCAAATGCCTATTATGCCATACGTGTGATGGAAATCGGCGTCCAACGTTATCTATCCACTTTCCTGGGACATCCTCATAAGATATCATCAGCCATCAATTCTCAAAAGCATCGTTGATttatgtgtgtgcgcgcgtgcgcaAGACCTTATGCAATGCAATATGTTTAGaaagatacttaataaaatactagtaagatgcccgtgctacgCTACGGAATCACAAAAGATCGGATGTAACTTGTTCACTCAAGTGTCAAGACCCTACTGAACAATaaaagatgtaccaagatatcaTAAAAATGATGCCATGTTTTTGATAAATACACATAGAGCAAAATCAAATATATGGTTTCCGACCCATGAATCTCCTCGTCCAAGCCAAACATTTTCTTCTCAATTTTTCACGTTGCAGAAGACTTGTTGTTCTTCCTACCCAGCTTTCTCCTTGTTGTCCCATATTGAGGGGGGCAGAGCATATGCGGCAAATAGAAAATCCGTCCACAAACACATGGCAATTGCGGCGGATGAAATGACAGCGGCGAAGCGTGGAGATAGAACACAACAACATCGGCACAAAAGACGCGCAACACTGTTCCAGTGTGATTGCGATAGAAGCCAAGAATTGAGACGGAACAATCAAATTTGCAAAAAGGAAAATCTTAGCAAACCATATAATTTGGAGATTGAATGAAGACCAAACCCAACACAAGAGGTATTCAAAGTAGATTCCAAGATAAAATACTTAATGTAACAACTTGCATAGAGATCCATCATAGGAATTTCTTCTCTTTATTTCATCCCCTAAAACAAAGCAGTATAGAAAAAGTACTGAATTTCCCAAATGAACCACACCAGTAACGTGTTCTTGTCTCTATCTCTTCTCGTAAATCGATTTGGACAAATAAAGAATAATGGGATAATATTCAGATAGAAACATTGATTTCTTATCTAAGCTACAGATGCATAATGCAGAACCAATCTATCTTAGAGAGTGGAGATGGAGAAAGCTCACCGGCTGATATCACCAGGACCTCCTATGGCGTATGGAGCTTACATCTAATATATCAAGATCAAAGTCTTCTCACCATTGCCGGCTAGATTACACATCTAAGTACCGGCTGCCACTGCATGGCCATCAGACTCCTGCTGCAGCACCGATCACTTGTCACCATGCTCAGGAGTACCTACCAGCAGCATACATATCTACATATCATGAATTGATCACCTAGTAGCAGCAACTGTAATCAGTAAGAAAGTAACATCATGAACAAAACCAGTAGCGGCATGAACAAAATCGCAGCATTAGGATTACTGCTACTGCTTTCCTCTACGATCCCTTTATATACGCAAAAGCAGTACATCAGggcagagcagaaaaattaacaaCATTAGAGcatgagtatttaaccaaaaactaccacatttcacggacatgtgacagaaaactaccactttacgtttTTGTCCCGAAAACTATCACTTTTTTATtaatccgtggcaaaaaactaccaagtgtgGAAACTGCTCGCTTTGCCTGGGTTAAACGCGAATCTGACTGCCCGACCCCACACATAAGCGGGCTAAAAATGCAATCGGGTCCCTAGTTTTTCttcaaaaaagcaatcgggtcctccgCCTCCGATGACGtgctcgtcgccggcctcctccttccgCAGCCGCTTGCCGCCGGCGGACGGGAACGGCTGCTGCTCCTTCCCGGGCGTGCCGCGCACCTTCTTCGGCCAGCGCCGCGGCTACCGCGTCAGGCTCTACCAGGACGCCCACATCTCCGACGGCTTCGCGCAGCGGGTCCAGGTCACGCTCACCGGAGGGAAGCCGTACCAGCCGCACCGGTGCTGGGAGGACGTGTTCGAGGCCATCACCAACGCCCGGAGGATGGCGTACATGTACCACCAAGAGAGGGGTCCTGTCACCGTGCCCGGCATGGAGCAGCAGTTCGCGGAGCCGCCGCTGCCTGGCCATCAGGAGCAGTACTACACCACGTCGCCGATGGCGACCCCGTCGTTCCATCCATCTCGCAGCACCGATTTCCCGAGCTTTGGAGGCTCGTCGTCGTTGCCGAACCTGCCGTTCGGATCGGCGACGGTGAAGAACGAGCTggggcagccgtcgccgctgccgccATCGTCCAACTTCCTCTCCTTCGGCGCTGGCCAGGCTGGCACCCTCAACTTCTCCGGAGGCgcctggcagcacgacggcgtcgaAGGGACGATGCAGCTGCAGGCGTCGGAGAGGCGGAGCAGGGCGCCGGCGAACGCGCAGGAGCACGTCATCGGAGGcggaggacccgattgcttttttgaaGAAAAACTAGGGACCCGATTGCATTTTTAGCCCGCTTATGTGTGGGGTCGGGCAGTCAGATTCGCGTTTAACCCAGGCAAAACGAGCAGTTTTcacacttggtagttttttgccacggattaataaaaaagtggtagttttcgggacaaaaacgtaaagtggtagttttctgtcacatgtccgtgaaatgtggtagtttttggttaaatactcttaGAGCAGGCTTGATGCACTCATTGGCCAGCCAGCCTAGCGTTCACGCCCTCCTCACACGCAGCCACTCCCTAACGTCCACGCCTCCTACCTGTCCGTCTTCTTCCTCCGCCTCCAAGAACTCCAGCTCTACTCAAGCTCCACTGCACACGCCCGAGAGAGAGGAAAAGGGAGGAGAAGGGGGGGAACTCCTGCACGCCGTCCTAGCATTCAAGCGCACGTGCACACACATATAGCACGCGCAACATCGATCCAATGGCCCAGCCTCGCGCGCGCTGGCATGGGGGCGCAACGAAGGAGAGTGCGCAGGTTAAGAATTCGTCGGTGCTGCATTTGGGGCAGCGTCAGTGCCATCGTCAACAGCAGACCGGCGACCGTGGCGGCGGGGATGGGCTCGATCCAGCCTCTAACGTCGGTGTGCTCCTTTGGGTGCCGAGTCGGGACCGTGTTCTCTTTTCAGTGTGGGGGCGAGGTGG
This DNA window, taken from Triticum aestivum cultivar Chinese Spring chromosome 1D, IWGSC CS RefSeq v2.1, whole genome shotgun sequence, encodes the following:
- the LOC123182335 gene encoding sorting and assembly machinery component 50 homolog A isoform X1; this encodes MSREPPPGRFFLRLVDWSADLKVSGSEHSSQIKAMANAADPAADQNPKDAGSRVPEPWAGADGEVAEEEDEYEDEEELDEPAAAALVREKVQSVFRRLSTDPVGIRVHDVIIRGNAKTRDELIEAEVADLLRSATTVQDLLSAAADASARLRGLDVFEAVNITLDAGPPELPGTTNVVIEVVEPAIPLSGNAGVYSKPEAKAWSVEGAVKWKNLAGYADIWDASVAYGFDQTTEVGVGVSLPRFKSIPTPLMARASLLSQDWMKFSSYKERLLGLSLGLLSTRHHDLSYNLTWRSLTDPSRLASTSIRRQLGHNLLSALKYTYKIDQRDSHIRPTKGYAFLSSSQVGGLWDNKGLKFFRQEFDVRAAVPFGFWNAALNVGAGAGVILPLARGFMNSSTPVTDRFNLGGHNSPVCSLGGISSLLGFRTRGVGPTEPRRLVPGESEDGSPAVPGRDYLGGDLAVSAFADLSFDLPLKVLRDAGIHGHAFLTAGNLAKLSEGQYKNFSLDEFRRSFRSTAGVGIILPTKLFRVEVNYCYILKQSQHDSGKTGIQFSFSSP
- the LOC123182335 gene encoding sorting and assembly machinery component 50 homolog A isoform X2, encoding MANAADPAADQNPKDAGSRVPEPWAGADGEVAEEEDEYEDEEELDEPAAAALVREKVQSVFRRLSTDPVGIRVHDVIIRGNAKTRDELIEAEVADLLRSATTVQDLLSAAADASARLRGLDVFEAVNITLDAGPPELPGTTNVVIEVVEPAIPLSGNAGVYSKPEAKAWSVEGAVKWKNLAGYADIWDASVAYGFDQTTEVGVGVSLPRFKSIPTPLMARASLLSQDWMKFSSYKERLLGLSLGLLSTRHHDLSYNLTWRSLTDPSRLASTSIRRQLGHNLLSALKYTYKIDQRDSHIRPTKGYAFLSSSQVGGLWDNKGLKFFRQEFDVRAAVPFGFWNAALNVGAGAGVILPLARGFMNSSTPVTDRFNLGGHNSPVCSLGGISSLLGFRTRGVGPTEPRRLVPGESEDGSPAVPGRDYLGGDLAVSAFADLSFDLPLKVLRDAGIHGHAFLTAGNLAKLSEGQYKNFSLDEFRRSFRSTAGVGIILPTKLFRVEVNYCYILKQSQHDSGKTGIQFSFSSP